In Granulicella mallensis MP5ACTX8, the sequence CCGCCGCGTATACGGCAGCGTTCTTGGCCCCGGAGATTCTCGAAGTAACCGCTCCCGTTGTGAGAGTCGTTATTAGGCCGGGAGTAAGTATCACGGCACGCTTGTATGGCCGTTATCTGGCGACAGCTGTTGGCGGCACGGTGGCCGTTCTCGGACGCTACCCCGAATACATCGACGATGCCCGGGCGATGAGCGCCAACGTCTTCAGCATGTCGATGCGAACGTATAATTTTTTCGACTGGTTTGGAGAGACGTGGACTGCAAACCAGGCCTTTATCGATCAAGTGGTTACGACGGGACAGAAAATCTATCTGGCAACACCGCCACTCGGGCAGGAGGGAAGTATCTTCCAGGAAGAACTCTTCTATCTGCGCGGCATTGGCGTAGATCCCTTCTTCTGGCAGATGGTGAAGCGATGAGCAGCTCTCTCGGTATAGGAGATCGTGTCCTCCACATCGTGGGGAAGACCCTTTCCAGCATCATCTCGTTTTTTACCAGCGGCTCGGATGGGGCTCAATCGCAGGAGCTTGCCCGTTCTCTCTATCGCGAGATTAATTTGGACTGGGCTGCACTGCTGCGCAGGCATTCCGGGACAGTTCTCTTGCCCACTCCCCCCGCCCGCACCCACTTTGATTACGCACTCTGTACGGTAGAGTTCGAAGACTTTACCGTGCAGGTCACCGAAGGCAGAGCGGAGACCAGGGTACAAGTCAGGCCCTCCAGCGGCGGCGGATGGCAGGAGGTGCAGGAGGCCCTGCGGATTGCGACCGGCCGTCCCTCCACCTTGCGGCCTCAGGACAGCCTCGCTACCTTCGCTGACGCCATGGCGCAAGACTGGGAGAGCTTAGCTCGCCTGCTTGCATCAAATTCTTAGCTTCAGTCAGAAATCCAGGGTGTGTCATCACTTCGTTCCATGTTCTAGCCAGATTCCGGCTTTGAAAGAGCGAGGCTTCACAGTCTGCGGGAAAAATTCCATTTGATCTTTAGGGCCAAAGGCCCGTTTCATCCCAGCCTGGGGCAAAGCGAACCCTGGTCAACACGCGACAGCGTGGTGGCACGGGAGCGACGCCCCAGGTTAGTGCAGGAGAAGAAACAGAGGGCTGTAAGCCCGACTCATCCTTTGTGCAGGCACGATGAATCGGGCTTACAGCCCTCTGCTTTCGAGTTGATTCTGTACCTGGGGCTACGCTTGCAGCGAGCTAAAACCGCTCGCTGTTGCGCTCCACCCCAGGCTGGGATGAAACGGGCCCTTGGCCCTAAAGATCAAGACTCGTTTCCCAGCTAAGAGTTTTTCCGCAGCCGGTGAAGCCGTGCTGCTCGGATCTATCACCTGCCCTTGGCCGTCTTCTGTCCAGGAGCCTCACCACCCAGCGCAGCGGTAATCTCCGCCGTAGCCTTCTTCAGCGAGTCGATGACCTGGGTGACCGGCGTTGCCGTCCCGTTGTACTGAATGTAGGGAATCGTCAGCGCTCCAACCGCCGAACCTCTCTCGTCGAAGATCGGATAGCTGATATCGATGACGCCTTTGACCAGATAGCTCGCCCGCTTCTCATAGCCGGTCTTCTGAATGCGCGAGAGGTGTACGGCCAGATCGCGTGGCGGCTTCTTGCCTGTCTCGCGGCTCCACTCGGCGAGGGTGCGCTCGCGCTGTTCCTCGCTCTGGTGCGCCAGAATCACGTAGCCGCTGGCGGCCTCCATCAGGTCCACCGTCGAACCCAGCTTCACATAGAAGCCCAGGTTGGAGGGCGCATTCACCTGTGCCAGAATCGCGACCCGGCTGCCTTCGAGCACGCCCATATGGCAGGACTGCAGCGTCTCGTGCGCGAGCCGGTGCATGACCGGCAGCGCGTCGACGATCAGCCGTTCCGTGGGCGGGTGCTCCTGCACCAGCTTGAACAGCTTCAGCGTCAGAGAATAGCGATCCTCGGCGAGTTGCGCGATGTATCCCCGGCGTTCCAGGCAGAGCAGCATGCGAAAGATCTCTGAAACCGTCCGGTTCAGTTCGCGGGCCATCTGGCTCTTGGTCAGGCCGGCCGGTTGGTGGGCCAGCAACTCCAGAACATCCAACCCTTTTTC encodes:
- a CDS encoding IclR family transcriptional regulator — encoded protein: MAGKRTAKAAVTNEKTLNYATPALEKGLDVLELLAHQPAGLTKSQMARELNRTVSEIFRMLLCLERRGYIAQLAEDRYSLTLKLFKLVQEHPPTERLIVDALPVMHRLAHETLQSCHMGVLEGSRVAILAQVNAPSNLGFYVKLGSTVDLMEAASGYVILAHQSEEQRERTLAEWSRETGKKPPRDLAVHLSRIQKTGYEKRASYLVKGVIDISYPIFDERGSAVGALTIPYIQYNGTATPVTQVIDSLKKATAEITAALGGEAPGQKTAKGR